In Ananas comosus cultivar F153 linkage group 14, ASM154086v1, whole genome shotgun sequence, the genomic stretch TCAGCTACACCAACCGTCCGTAGTATATAAttaagtggcaaaaaatttgatggttggtatttgaagtctcaaatttgaattctagttgattcatattttcggtcaaatttattatttctaaaaaaaataaacgcaTTAAACGGATAGAATGCtatctttctttcaaaaaacaaaaaaaaacaccagCTTCCCTCAGTTCTACTTTTTCATTGGATTATCCTTACCCACTTTTCAAGTACTTTAGCTAAAggctattaattaatttacattatGATGTAAAAGGAACCAATAACCTAATGAGGAGTGCTAGATTTAGGATCCATTTTTAAttgtaaaactataattttttttctctctacttgtttattatatatatttaactaaaAACGAAAAGAGAGTCGGTAAGTACTACATGGATAAGaggttatatataatatagggaTTACAAAATCTTTTGGTCTTTTACTAGGCATCTCTAGCTCTAAAGTAATACGTAAATATTACGACATCTAAATAATCCAAGGCCATTCACATAAGAGAGCAATTAATCGTGCGCGACATGTCAGCGAGGATGCGCATCGTGATTTTGAGAAAGTTTCTCTGCTTGAAaagtactactactactatttgGCACAAATTGACTAAAAAACGTGAATATCTTGTTTAGTATTCTGTACGCATGCgatttgttttgtttgtttttttgtgcTCGCGTGTGTGCGTTTACATGTAGAGCAAGTGATGACAAGCTCGGTGCTAATCCATTTTCCATTTTCTTTCATTgatttcaattattattattgtcgttacctTACAAATCACAAACTTATTATTAGGAGAGATGGGCCGCATAAATATGACGTCCATACTTTTTGCAGGCTTAGTTTTAACCTGGTCCTGGTCGTGGTCCCTCCCAATGGGCCAACCTGGCCCAGCGAAAACTTGCCCAGAAAACAGTAACTAGTGCTGAATGGTCCGGGCCAATGCAGCTTTGTTGGTTGCATCACAAATTTTAACCGCGATGAGGGGCCTAAATGAAAAATCTGCACCTCCTCATTACAGTTAACAGTgcttctctccctccctccctccctccctccctccctccctcctgatctataaatatatatatatatatattggcatCCACGGCAACATTCGCGCAGAACTACTTCATGTTTGTGTGGGTATTATATATAAATGGCGAAATTTCAGATCATTCATctgatctctctttctctttctctttctctttctctctcaacacCTGTGAGCTTCTGAGAGTTGAATAAAATAAGATGGAGATAAGCTTATAAATACTCCCCATGAAGGTTTTAGGTCTAGTCGCCGGCTCCAattatcgattcggaatctctatcatcaagaactatttgataggacaagtgctactatcctattaatagaatagtacctctagcctatatatatatatatatatatatatatatatatatatataNgatcatcaagaacaatttgataggacaagtgctcctatcctattaatagaatagtagctctagcctatatatatatatatatatatatatatatatatatatataataaaagctTTATTGACAAGTAATCAAGCTCTCCTCCGAGAAGTTACATGATATCGAAAGAACTATTAGAATAGTGAAATGCCTACTTAACACAACAATGTTTAATTAAATCTTCTCTTTTGACCTTATTTAGCCTCTGTAGCGGCATTATTGCCagaaattcctttttttttcttgaccctcattattttatttttttttttgagaaaaaggtagcacgctacccgtttcattcattaagaatatgaactaggctacaagaATGGGGCAACTCGGgtccctgaaaaaaaaaaaaaaatttcttaggTTGGGAGCCGTGAATCCCACTTCTTCACCAACTCTTTGAGAAAAAGAACAGTCATCCCCGGATTCGGCTGAGCATTTCTAAAAATAGAGTTATTTCTGACTTTTCAAACGGTCCACCAGCAGCCTACCAAATCTGTTAGGCTAGATCTCTTAAACCGATGGTTCTTCCTAGCCGTCCATCTCTTCAACTGATGGTTCTTCCTTGCCCCTCATCATTAGTAAGATATTAGTTTGGTTGACCCagaactatctctctctctctctctctgtctgtgCGAACATCATGTCGTTCTGTCTTCACAGGTTTTTATGGAAGCACATCAGAAAGCAATTCGGTATCTTAATtagcctctctctttctctctctctctctctctctctctctctctctttctgggATATCAATTTATGTTTGTTCTGATCTTATTATACCTTCTAGCTGTACTAGTCCCTACTATAGAGATGTGGTTGAGCATCTTTCTTCCCATTTCGAGATTAATTGATGAGACGCGATCGATACAAGCCTCCTGATTTATTAGCGTTCATTTGTTTCTCTTACTATTCATATTTGATGCTTCCGTACGCAACTGTTCTTTAACCTTGATTTAGCTTGACTCATTTTAAATTGCACAATATTCgcctaataataaataaaaaattttaaaaaaaactttaacacGAATATCGCTTTAGGTTATGTGCACTATGTATTTTATCAAAACCAACATTCTCTCAGGTTGAAGTGATTCTCTGAGGCTGAGCTGCTGTAGAGAAAATCACTAATTGTGACCAATTAAAACTAGTTAAAATCGTGCTGTTGGCTTTGCTGCAATTTGCTTATTTCTGAAATGTTCTCTATACTTCAACAAATAAAATGTGGGGTAATTAAGCCCGATCTTTGATTTATGCATGTAGATGTTATCCTGTGTATTATTGCAGCGAGGAGGATAGAAGCAGGAAGAATGGAACAACCCGTCGCGGAAGCACCAAATGTTTCTGCAAGTTCTCCCCATAAAGATTCAGAGAATGGAACAGGTTTAGAAGCGCCAATGTTTGATTTTAACATCATAGTAGCAGCGACAAACAATTTTAGCGATGTCCTCGGTGAAGGAGGATTTGGTCCAGTTTACAGAGTACTAGCTGTTGACTAGATCTTATTACCCTTTTCACcttatttttttccaaatttggTAGTGTGTAGTGTTATTCAATTTTGGTGGCTGCTCCAGGGAAGGTTACCGAATGGTCAAGAGATAGCTATCAAGAGACTATCGAAGAGATCCAGCCAGGGCGTAGACGAATTCACGAATGAGGTGAAATTGATTTCCAAATTACAGCATAGGAACCTGGTAAGGCTTCTAGGCTGCTGCACTTATGGAGGAGAGAAACTATTGATCTATGAGCTCATGCCGAACAAAAGCCTCGACTTCTTTCTTTTCGGTTGGAATTGCCTCTCGCTATCGGTTCATACGGATAttattccttttccttctttgcCTGTTTGCATGTAAATTTATAGTGTTGATTGGTGCATATGcttctataaaattaaatttgcatGCAAATTTATAATCCACTGTAGTGGATGAtgactcactctctctctcagagcTTAAGTGGTTTTATCCTGTAGAAAATTACTTCTTGCTGCTTATGAGTGCCATCTCAATGCAAAAAAGAGCTATTGGCATGATTCTATGAAATTTAATCGTGTTTTGGGAGCAGAAACTACTGGGCATGAGTTCATCATCGACTACTGTGGATTTTTTTGACGAAACTTGTCAAATAGTTATCTATTGTTGACGTCTAATTGTGTTTCTACTGTATTTTAATCAGATGCAAACAAGAAAGGGCTGTTAGACTGGAAAAGGCGCTATAGAATTATTCAAGGGGTCGCTCGAGGTCTAGTGTACCTTCATCGGGACTCGAGATTAAGAATTATTCACCGAGATCTGAAAGCAAGCAATGTTTTACTCGATGAAGAATTCAATCCGAAGATATCCGACTTTGGAATGGCGAGAGATTTTGGCGGCGATCAATTTCAAGCTATTACAAACAGAATTGTCGGAACATTGTGAGTCAATTTCTAGTAAAACTAAGCATAGCTTTAAGGTTTATAATAAGCATGAATAtaagtacatatacatatatatctaatataCGAATTCTGGTTACCGGTGGCAAGCTTACAACATATGATAAAGTCGAGGTTTTTGACACAAAAGTTTAGTTGGATCTCTTTAGCTGTATTCTGGAGTAAATAGCATGAATTGTTCAGTTGCCGACTCGCTCTCCCTGCAACACATACAACAACACTGTGCATTCACTTGACCTTTCTCAAGCAATAACTACTAGTGTTTTTCCATTTCCCTTGATAAGTTTTGAAGGTAATTTCATTGCGACAAGTAACGGTTGCCATCTATGTtaacaaaagaaagaagatatGCATGAGCTTAGATTGGAGAGTGTCGTATTACTATCTGTCTCAATTAGAATGATATCCGAGACACTAAATACGTACTGCAATTCGTGAAAGGAAGTGGCTACATGTCACCGGAATATGCCATGGAAGGGAAATTCTCTGAGAAATCCGATGTCTTCAGTTTCGGTGTTTTGCTTCTGGAGATTGTCAGTGGTAGGAAGAATAGTTCCCTCCTCCCTGATGACGAGCAGTCTCTTAACCTGTTGGGACATGTGAGCACTATTTCTGCTTTATATCTGTTCTTTGATCAAGTACTTCCTTGTACGTTACAAAGTGCTGTTGGTGTAATTACTGTGGTGAACTTTGAGTATTTTCAGGCATGGATGATGTGGAAGGAGAACAGATAACTGGATTTGATCGATCCATCATTAGGTGACTCATCTTCGTCTGAAGAAGCGTGCAGGTGCATTCAAGTGGGCCTCTTATGCGTGCAGGAGTTGCCAAATGACAGGCCAGCCATGTCGTTGGCGGCCACAATGCTTACCAGTGATACGAGTCTACCTGTTCCAAAGCGACCTGCTTTCTTCGTGGGAAGACGTTCAGAGGAGATGAATCAGGAAACATGCTCTGTAAATGATCTAACATATACTGGCTTAGATTGCAGATAGAATGCGAGTACAAAACGAACTCGCGTTGTATAAAACTACAATCTACTCTTTGATTGATGTTGACGAGTTACCACCTTGTATAAATGTGAAGAACTTTTCACGATGACCTTTCCGCTAGTTTCTTGTGCTGTGCCTTTGGCTATTGAGTCTGTAACTTTTTGGTTTCGATAAATACCTGGGATCCGGAAGAATGCTAGCTTTTCAATGATACTTGATTTGACGGATTCCTCCGTCGGCtcatctccattttttttttttttttaaaagccaCTCGGAACATCAACTAATCTTAATCTTTCATGCGAATGTATGAAAAGTAGTATCAACTTTGGGTGTATGAAAAGTAGTATCAACTTTGGGTGCACACTTCATGCGTCTTTTCCGGAGGTGTATACGCTGCAGGATGGCAAACCAATTTCGGTTAGGGATTGCGTTGGACGCGACGGCTGGAATTGGATTAGGATCCTGGGCGATGAGTCATCTGTTCCGCCAAACCTGTGCCCCATCCTATCGGAGCTCAAAGAGAGAGTTACTACTTTCAACATTCGGCATAGGGAGGACAGGATTGGATGGAGATGGGACAGTAACGGTATATTCTCAGTCCAATCGATCTATCGGATGTTGAACGACGGGGGCACGAGAGACGGACGGGCTAACCTGATTTGGAGTCTTCGAATTCCACTCAAGATCAAAGTGTTCTGTTGGCTAGTTCTTAAGAAAAAAACACTTACGGCTGACAATCTCAGCAAGATAGGATGGTCGGAACGTACGGCTTGTGTTCTGTGTAGGGTTTACGACGAGTCGGTGGACCATCTGTTCACTCAAGGTGTCTTTATCAAGTTTATCATGGCCACGGAACTCGAGGACGTACAGCCGGGAGAGTTGGATAACGATGTACATATTGTATGGGATAGGTGGAAAGGAAGGGTTGCTGGATAAAGTAGAAGGAACGGTCTATCTGAATTGGCTGCATGCTGGTGGACCATTTGGCTGGCCAGAAATAATCTTATCTTTCGTAACATTCAGTTTGACCCCGTATTAGCGTGCGAAAGCTCGAACAGCTGATTGATTCTTAGAAAAACATttaatgatttatttatttatttatttatttattgcttttattattgagGCCCTGACTGCCTCACCTCTGTAGTCTAATTCATAgtttcaatgaatgaaacaggtagcgtgctacttattctcaaaaaaaaaaaaaaaaaaaaaaaaaaaaaaaaaaaaaaaaaaaaaaaaaaaaactttgggtGCACAGCTTTTTAACGCAATCACGATGCTACTGATGACTTCTTGCTGTTGTTGTTACATTGGCTTTATTCGAAGCGTTGCCGAGGTGGGCCCGCATGTTTAACCTGGGGCTTTTACAGTAGAAAAGGCCGCGGCCTGATTAGCCTTGCACATGTTGGGTCAAGGCCGGAAATGGTCAATCTGGCCCAATGAAGTTACAGTCCTTCCTTCAGGCCTACAAAATTAAGGCCCAATTGGAACCCGGAACACTTGAGGAGGATTTTTCTCACTTGTAAATCGCTCACGCTCAGGGACCTAAATGAAAAATGTCCACTTCATTTCCGCGCTCATCCCTCTTGCTCTCCCTTTCCCTCCCTCCCTcatcgtctctctctctctctcagtagGTAGGCACGTAAGTAAGTAAGCAAGCAAGCAATGGAGGAGGGTGGTTCGGTTGTGGCGCGCCCGCCGACATGTACGACCGGGCCTTCGTCGGCGACCTTTTCTCCTCCGAGTCGTCCTTTCCCACCTTCCCGGCCTAGGCAACAGATCGACTTCCCCGCCCACAACAGCGCCGTCGAAACGATCCTCCCCTCCAGCCTCCAGGTAGTAAAAGCACTCAACCCTAACAACAACAGCCACTCTAATTCACCCCACCCTCACGCCCTTTCCCTTCAGGGTCAAATCGACAACCCTCCGAGCCTCGTGGATCTCGACAATGCTCGGTAGTGATAAAACTCTCCCAGTCGTGAAAGCCAGCTGCTTAATTTCGTTGTCGGAAGAAGCTCAGAGGAGAAGGAAACATGCTCTGTAGACGGTCCGAGGCGCACTGATTTAGATTGCACATAATATGCAGGTATAATATGCTTGTTAGCCGACTTGTTCTGAGGCTCTTTGAACTGGATAAAGCAAGCAAAACGTGCAATTTGGTTTGTGGCGATTCGGTTTCTGTTAACAACTTGGTTGTGTTTGGACTTGGCCGGGGGAGGGCATGAGTCCTAATTTTTTTCCATACGCGTTAAAACTAGGAAGGcccagaaaaaataaaaaaaaaagaaaaaaagaaagaaaagaatgtcaAAGGCATGATGATAAGTCCATCCGAAGGTTCCGAGTAAAGTAAGCAAAACGTGCGTGCTACGCGCACTGGGTACCCAAGTCCATTATTTTCACCGTGCAACCCATGGAACTTATTTTTTACGAAGGGTCGCAACCATAAATCATCGTGGACGGAGCGCTCTTTCTCTTTAATCCATTCTCTGACGAGGAGTTAATTTGTTAGGTTAGGACTCCTTCAAACCGGTCGGCTTCTCCACCTCCATTCTTCTTCTAAGCCCACTTTGGTCCTTCTATATGCATGCCAAGGACTCGAGAATTATATGCATGTGAGTGACACAGTCCAAAAGGcctattttctttccttttttttcaaaaaaagaaaaaaagaaaaaagagaagaaaaagaattatatttCCTGCGCCGTCCAGGTGGACAACTTTTTAAACACCGGGTAGTCTCGAGTGTCGACTTGGGTACGTATAATCCACAGTCAAAGTAAACCCTATCAATTTTGAACCAAAGGATACGCGACTTTGTGATCTATTTTCTCATTCAGTTAGTTACTTATCGTCGACCTGCtactactaaataaaaaaaaaaaggaacactCCGTCCCAACTCATCTCGATCGTGACTctcgagggagagagagagagagagagaagctataGAGAGGCTGATGCGGAACCATTACAGTGCTCTAAGCACTCatcatctctcttctcttctcgtCATCTGTTGGTGCTGCTGCTTGTCTCTCCTATCCGGCAATCCAAATGCgtcgggggcggcggcgaccgacAGCCTCGTGTCGGGCCAATCCCTCCGCGACGGCGAGACGCTGGTCTCCGCGGGCGAGGTGTTCGAGCTCGGGTTCTTCAGCCCCGGCCGCTCCAAGAACCGCTACGTCGGCATCTGGTACCACAACTTCTCCGCCAACACCGTCGTGTGGGTCGCCAACCGGAACGCCCCGCTCGCCGACTCCTCCGGCGAGCTCTCCTTCTCTCCCGACGGCAACCTCGTCGTCCTCACCGGCGCCGGGACCGTCGTGTGGTCCTCGAACATCTCCGTCTCCGCCGCATTGCCCTCGAACGAGTCCTCAGCGGTGCAGCTGCAGCTGCAAAGCAGCGGCAACCTCGTCCTCAACATCTCGGGAGCCACCGCGTGGCAGAGCTTCGACCACCCGACCGACACGTACCTCCCGGGGATGAAGATCGGCCTGGACCTCCGCACCAACGTCAACCAGCTGTTCACCTCGTGGAAGAGCGAAGACGACCCCGCCGTCGGCGACTTCTCGGTGGGCATAGACCCGAACCGGTCGACGCAGATCTTCCTGTGGGAAGGGACCAAGCCGCGGTGGCGCTCCGGCCGGTGGAACGGCCAGGTCTTCATCGGAATACAGAACATGGTCCCCACCTACATCTACGGCTTCAGGCTCAGCAACTTCCTTCAAGAGCAGAAGATGTACTTCTACTTCACCGCCTTCAACAGCTCGCACCGCTACGTCCTCACAGCCGACGGCATCGAGCAGCACCTCATTTGGGCAGCCGACACCAAGTCGTGGTTCAGGTACTTCGCCGAGCCCGTCACGGCGTGCGAGCATTACAACACCTGCGGCAAGTACGCGACTTGCACCGATCAGAACTCGCCCATCTGCGCCTGCATGAGAGGCTACGTCCCGGCGGTTGAGAGCGAGTGGAACGGCGGGAGCTGGACCGACGGCTGTGTTCGGCGAGTGCCGTTCCTTTGCGATAGGAACAAAACTAGCGTTAACGGGACGGCCGCGGAGGCCGACGGATTCTGGAAGATGGAGCAGGTGAAGTTACCGGACCTGTCGGATTGGTACTCCGACATCGTCGATGCGGACGGATGCCGACGCACTTGTTTGAGTAACTGTTCTTGCAAGGCCTATGCTTACACTAGCGGGATCGGGTGTTTGATATGGGGCGTCGATTTGGTCGACGTTCATATTTTCTCCAGCGGAGGGAATGAACTTTATCTTCGGCTTGCAGGATCAGAGCTAGGTCGGTACATTTCTTAATCACTTCTCTCGTTTCTCTGAAATGAATTATTTTGCGttgattacaaatttaattagtccTCGAAAATGGTGAATTTTGACCTTCAAGTTTAATTGACCTCAATTTCGATCCTACCCTTAGTTAGTTAGTTATCAGTTTTAAGTCCAAAAACATGGCATTTTTTGATACGGTAGATCAAGGATGGATTTGATTGTTATGTGTGAATCTATCGATACTGTTACAGTACTTGAAACTGCGGTAATGAAATTGAAATCCAAATTGAAACTTAAGGGACCAAATTTTATCATTGTTAGGCGTAAATCTTGGGTTATGGGCCGATGAAATTGTTGAGAAATTTTTTAGAACATATATGAATAGGACATTTGTTTAACTGCAGATCAGAAGAAGACAACGGGGAAATTGTTTCTTATACCT encodes the following:
- the LOC109720160 gene encoding G-type lectin S-receptor-like serine/threonine-protein kinase B120 isoform X1, yielding MRNHYSALSTHHLSSLLVICWCCCLSLLSGNPNASGAAATDSLVSGQSLRDGETLVSAGEVFELGFFSPGRSKNRYVGIWYHNFSANTVVWVANRNAPLADSSGELSFSPDGNLVVLTGAGTVVWSSNISVSAALPSNESSAVQLQLQSSGNLVLNISGATAWQSFDHPTDTYLPGMKIGLDLRTNVNQLFTSWKSEDDPAVGDFSVGIDPNRSTQIFLWEGTKPRWRSGRWNGQVFIGIQNMVPTYIYGFRLSNFLQEQKMYFYFTAFNSSHRYVLTADGIEQHLIWAADTKSWFRYFAEPVTACEHYNTCGKYATCTDQNSPICACMRGYVPAVESEWNGGSWTDGCVRRVPFLCDRNKTSVNGTAAEADGFWKMEQVKLPDLSDWYSDIVDADGCRRTCLSNCSCKAYAYTSGIGCLIWGVDLVDVHIFSSGGNELYLRLAGSELDQKKTTGKLFLIPVVLSAIVILSGCVYLCWRFRGRIKELPKKRSINRGARSVESSRGTEVITAELPGVIKIIDEEKDGECRELPLLSFDSIVAATNNFSYMNLLGEGGFGPVYKGMLAGGQEVAVKRLSSSSGQGPEEFKNEVILIAKLQHRNLVRLLGCCIDKEEKILIYEYMPNRSLDSFLFDARKKGFLDWKTRYNIIEGIARGLLYLHRDSRLRVIHRDLKVSNILLDEEMNPKISDFGMARIFRRDDNESNTKRVAGTYGYMSPEYAMQGLFSVKSDVYSFGVILLEIVSGMKNSTYLHPELSLNLLGHAWKLWNEDNVLEFVDPSIRDSCSLREVSRCINAGLLCVQDRANDRPTMSSVVIMLESKTPASYFPRQPTFAAERNLVDDTDSSTNEPGAVSANASITMLVGR
- the LOC109720160 gene encoding G-type lectin S-receptor-like serine/threonine-protein kinase B120 isoform X2, which produces MRNHYSALSTHHLSSLLVICWCCCLSLLSGNPNASGAAATDSLVSGQSLRDGETLVSAGEVFELGFFSPGRSKNRYVGIWYHNFSANTVVWVANRNAPLADSSGELSFSPDGNLVVLTGAGTVVWSSNISVSAALPSNESSAVQLQLQSSGNLVLNISGATAWQSFDHPTDTYLPGMKIGLDLRTNVNQLFTSWKSEDDPAVGDFSVGIDPNRSTQIFLWEGTKPRWRSGRWNGQVFIGIQNMVPTYIYGFRLSNFLQEQKMYFYFTAFNSSHRYVLTADGIEQHLIWAADTKSWFRYFAEPVTACEHYNTCGKYATCTDQNSPICACMRGYVPAVESEWNGGSWTDGCVRRVPFLCDRNKTSVNGTAAEADGFWKMEQVKLPDLSDWYSDIVDADGCRRTCLSNCSCKAYAYTSGIGCLIWGVDLVDVHIFSSGGNELYLRLAGSELELPKKRSINRGARSVESSRGTEVITAELPGVIKIIDEEKDGECRELPLLSFDSIVAATNNFSYMNLLGEGGFGPVYKGMLAGGQEVAVKRLSSSSGQGPEEFKNEVILIAKLQHRNLVRLLGCCIDKEEKILIYEYMPNRSLDSFLFDARKKGFLDWKTRYNIIEGIARGLLYLHRDSRLRVIHRDLKVSNILLDEEMNPKISDFGMARIFRRDDNESNTKRVAGTYGYMSPEYAMQGLFSVKSDVYSFGVILLEIVSGMKNSTYLHPELSLNLLGHAWKLWNEDNVLEFVDPSIRDSCSLREVSRCINAGLLCVQDRANDRPTMSSVVIMLESKTPASYFPRQPTFAAERNLVDDTDSSTNEPGAVSANASITMLVGR